The genome window gcgtgaacatcctttacgcagagagatgttttcttctaagaaaagttgtacgacaccgtgaatgaccaaaaaggaggaacttctccacaggcaggatctgtacagtgtgccaagggaaaatccgtctggggtctgcccaatgctgcatgaacgcagggtccccagcatctgaagggacctaagatttacttgctacctagatgcctcttcttgctgcctgtatgccttcttcctggctacgtcGCCTCCCAAGagcttgcccacccccagcctactggggagggggggaatggtagagagacagccctgatgctgtgccagcactgctcagccatggccaaaacactgctgtgttatcaacagctttctagctaccagtacagagcacagcaccacgagggctgctgtggggtaaaggaactccaactcagccagacccaatagagaaggaaagtggaggaacaacagagggggcagcccagggacacagagccccaggtctcatccggccgctcctgtgaccatacggtgtattcaaaatcaaatacctgaagtgcttccttagacgcagtttacagccaggggacaagaaggtggcagttctgcattttgcagctcccaggctgatggcagagccaaagcaaaaaaaaaaaatccaacaaaaaacaaaccaaccaagagAGGTAAGACTGGaggcaaatgcttttctttcaccttaggccaactgctcggacgctctctatgctgccctgccacagagggcatccctctcgcACCAGTACgagacataagagtgaattaaagccaggaccccaaaccagaccaaaaacccggtcgtgatgaagaagaaagtggagaatgcatcaaacataacagaaaatgattttggacattcccagtttacatttggaaaaaagagagaaaaaaaaagaggaggaattaggtattaaaagaagagcactgaatgataaagcagtagcagtccctctaccactacaaacccacacccccacacgcacgtacgcacacagacttaacaccaccaaactcccattgactgtgatgttcacctcagcttgctggtctagagatactgaatgcctgaagcacaccaaggagaactgaaaacatctgcatggctttaatgggaatcctccaactgaaacaaagcgctttctccctctgtctgcgTTGGCACATCCCTgagtcacgctctcactcctctccttcaaagtcaagattcctaaacgtgaaaagcgggagtggggaatggcgaagggaagagaaaaagagggagagcatcatcagtggaagacctgccagctgctgctgattcagccctgttcgggggaccaccccagcagagaggagctggtttgcgtgccacggtcctcactgcctgttcccagggacaggccgtttgctcagccttgccggccaaagcgtgggagaAGCGTAGGCGTgtgccgtcgcttgcagaggagcacggacacgttcacgtgcaatcctttaccttcttcctccctggattcaaagggtttctgtcttcaaagtgagagccttccgtacggtcgtttgtgacatttcatccaggataataatctcagaaggatcagtcctgcaataaatatttcacatagcaatccgtgattatgggaactgatgccaccaagggcattagcatcagcaagaggaacagcggagccccgagaatcaaagctccgcataagtgtgggaggttttgctggatgaggagttttgggaggcaagccggggagctgcagagcaacagctctgtgcaaaggctcttgctggggtctagccccggtccgggttcctaagccactgctggtacagatcacgcctgcaactccgcatgtgtaagtatgaggatctccagctaccgtaaaggcactgatgatgcaaggtttgggggtcaaacgcgagtgctgcagccgCTCTGCTTGGGGTGGCttgccctgcgatcacctcctgcagccctgcccccgaatttgatttgcccaccaagctgcctgctggtttctgtggaatGCCCCAccaagaggcaagtggagaaaactctgccaaacaccttcaagctaatcttgccgggggtcctggcgcttgctggggctttacctgtcactgccttgctttgggatatccacgtcgctcgtcttccccacgttcagctgaactgaacttgcagcagcagcagcttccatcgccctcctggactcctgatgtaaaaaagggacaaatcacgttctctgtctttggtcaaagtggagataagctgaatgcccagcacaaacttagcagtctgccctccccttctgccccttggcagctataggtattagtgcagcaggggagaaaccgttcactccaaagatttcggggcagggggattgtgtgttcaaaacacgattatgagcaaatcttgccagcagcagcagcagcatctaataataatcatcataatgataatgacctttgtgaaaaacgactcgttttaaaaattacacctgtattcaagtgttcagctcactgctacttgaggaaacaaaggttacaacgtgggacccagcctattgggatctatttcgattgagtgctgatcttcccccaacgtttccagacaagctgaaagagaaacaggcaatctcacagcccgacggagatgtccagccccgaggacccagcaagccttacctcttcttcttctccagcttcttttctggcatcgtccaacttcttcttcctttctggcataaggtcatccagaaagctgagctctcgctttgagaagcagaaatccatcgctttccggacaaagacgagagccaaaaccttcgcgagtaagagggaagatgcggtgagctcagagacgatgccacctctcactccaacgctgcaaacaccccgctgccgagcggcggcagctcttaccatcatgggaaagatgatggcggcacgggacaccttgatggtccagagcaggacgaggcaggtcagctggatcaccgtgaacaaatgcacctttcgcaagggcacgtgccgcaggtagatgaaatccggctggtgtttcgccggcatccaaaacagcttcaagcgatcaaagaactgcaaaacaaaagggagaggttgccaccttgggactgcggcaaggttctggccctctcgagacggggaggcagtttgcagcatctcgcttgccgtcagaaatcctggatcccaccgcgttcctcctgggagcagcacccattttccctttgctccatctatcaaccggcttgcccccgagagctgcccaccaaacggcaactattccatgccattccattagtagcatttctcggcccactgaatcccccaagcgaggatttccaccagtggtagaaactgccttccctttgcactgaattcccccgctttcacgtaaccaaacactgacctgccctaaaccctgaaacagagagcgctgaacttgcctggtcctcccagccctatatacctcctgtgcctccaccaatcttttgcttacacaaaagactttcattgcttgctctgcgagaagtttttcccatgccactgctttttttccctgctgctacggagacaaaataccagggagccgacacgctgcacgctgtaaaagagtccgtacctgaattcctctgagcgacgacacacccatgtagagaaagacgccataaagcacaggcattggtataaactggggggggagaaagaaaaaaaaaaaagaatgcaatcgtttctttttctatattgcattttcagtattaccaccctcttccacaggcactgcctaaaattgcttgaagctttccagcttccattcaggcttagagatgggtcagattttaaccattaaagattttgtgcgcacgagtgagctaaggctctgctttaggctgaactttggagttacctctcctcagaataatcctattttccagaaagcttggaggaaaataggcaatTTCACCCGTGCTGCCCTATGCCGCAGTCCgtggcagcagaaaaacacttctgcctattcttggggcaacaggcaaaggccgcaggcctccttttagcctagagacgagattactttgtgggaggaacgtgcaaggaagcccacggggatgacctcagtgtgtttagctcctgggaatggctgctccggggcatttgggcagcaaattgcagccagtaaagggctgcctgtttgaaagagagcagatgtgctggtctgaatatgctcaactgtaacccataaacatgggcgggcctgaaagacacccgaaaattcaagcagttgcgttgctcgctcgcctcgagcacaccaaacgggggcctgaagggctgcaaagcctaaccgaggctggttcccaccgtgggtcgagccccaagggttgggatcacctcctcctcctccgctccacaactaactcctcaggcctgcagagaggggactggtTTTTtgtaacctccaacaagctcgcggttgttgggtggtttgcattttcctctcacctttaacacggaagtgaagaagacggagcagcccatgagcacaaagatcagcaagccagtgactctctgctctcgtatccccagaaacttgggttgttctcctggagctgagcagtcagactctactttgaggctattcacgtgggtgatggacaggacggtcgcagccacaaaccagggcagccccatcacagagcacaccccgagcatcacggccaccacaaaaaggtccaggtggtacccgcatcctttctgcaggcaggaaaacaagaaacagagcatcccatagcacaagagcaaggagaacgtcgcaagGCAGACTCAAACCCggctcgagcacaagtcaacttcttcagaatttaaaacaagaaatggaaacaagtaagggtgtatgcaggctttgcacacGCACCTGGCATGAAAATCGGGCAGGAGTTCAGACGCAAGGGATAcggggagcttgtgcgatacatacttctccaaaaaaaccaaaagccaccccacaacccaaacccaccaaactattttttccacccacaaagaaaattctaccacttgcaaggaaggcgtgactctgagttatccctggcagcgcatcaaaacaattcattccccgcacctgctgctgctgccattttaaaacaaaaaggcgcttctatattgctccaagattaatttgctcctccaaaaggttgctcatctgaactgccctgtcacttgctccctgcatcatcgttaatccaggagagcatcctgccacgcagcctgaccttgtcccaaaccaatgccttcagaaagcatcgggaataagagcttctccccagacctgcagcccagaaggggctggggctggggtcatctctcgcaggcccttaccttcagcttgtgctccttcctgttcacaataacggcactgatctgctggtccatgaatatcaagatggtgcagagcagagctgggacgagcgcagccaacaccgtccaccaagggttgggtcctatggggttgatgaaccacccgcggtcgtctctggtaggctgcaacaaagcccacacgtcagcatcgtctcccagcccaggcactccactggctttcattttcccctccctccctgtgtcagagcacctcccagccctggcttcacgtccccctctcccgtgggcttcagcagtgccagtgtcctctttgcaagcacctctagatacttctcctgtaggtgtctagttttggggccatcttctcggttccaggaggaagcaaggcacttggaggtggaagaggagatgctcacacccccagcatctcctccagactcagccctgccccgccctggcatcaccttgtggcacccccacgtgccaaaacaccccagtaccttgaacgcatgggggacctggagcttcggcgatgggatcccagccacaaagtcaaggagcaccatgatgacgatggtgaggaagacagcaaagtcgctcactgtggaccgtacctggggcaagaaaccagaggtgaaaggggcatggcaaacagggccgtaacgtgagatgcaagagttgcagacatccacaacgttaggctggttaaccaaatcccaccacccctctgagcacatgcagcctgatcccttgcttagatactgttgctgtgtttgtccctgtgacatctggtgtcagacaataaaaaaagcttaattaggtggacaagggttggtttaagtcaaaacctaaaaataataataataatattaaaaataagaaaacagatgtctgccactacagctacactcacagctacaatggcaacaaggcactgaggcatcctttagtcctcaaaaggaagctcctcattcgaatctactttccgctcgagcacataatgcgcagaaggtaaggaaaaaaaaaccaaaaccccaacccccaaaactttgggaaacctgacttcctactacctgaggaggaaaaataaaaaaaaaaaaaaaaaaaaaaaaaatcttcaatctggggcaggtcacgaggcaggtgggaaatgctacgatgattttgcactcatggaaatgagtgcgggacgtccaagctcttggagagcttggcctgcaaggccaacgtttcccagcttgaccaaggcggggcaaatactgcttagtgctccaggaaagccattttgggaaacgagtgtggagatggacgctggccaccatcttctacttactctggttggaaagtagcggctggttttaaacttcttcaagaagcctgacagggcaaaggtggcgaagaagaggatgcagcaccagaggaacacgtcaggcgtgtaggggccgtcgcgtccacaggcaggtccttgaaactccccacgcaaataccgacattcctggagagacagagcatcaggacacaaaggcagtgcacgtgcggcagggaaacctcgcatagctagggggttttgaggacctcggtccaagatccacgaccctgtaactgctcctgccaatggagatttatatttaatgagcagcagcagctgaacaagtgacacatcgaactacagagcggagaaatgagacgTGAGGGGAcgccataccacacaccctcggcacatcctctgcctgccattcgagcaatcgtggctaaagaagacaccagaggggaaggaaacactggaaactcttggggatagagagagaggcaagagggaaggagggctaaagacaaccatggcaggaaaggaggagaagagacaaatcgtcccttcccaggggagggctcgcagaacctggccaagaggggatgaaggccaccgtaagagcctgccgccctaagcccgggctct of Haliaeetus albicilla chromosome 14, bHalAlb1.1, whole genome shotgun sequence contains these proteins:
- the LOC138689052 gene encoding electroneutral sodium bicarbonate exchanger 1-like, whose translation is MRGFPAARALPLCPDALSLQECRYLRGEFQGPACGRDGPYTPDVFLWCCILFFATFALSGFLKKFKTSRYFPTRVRSTVSDFAVFLTIVIMVLLDFVAGIPSPKLQVPHAFKPTRDDRGWFINPIGPNPWWTVLAALVPALLCTILIFMDQQISAVIVNRKEHKLKKGCGYHLDLFVVAVMLGVCSVMGLPWFVAATVLSITHVNSLKVESDCSAPGEQPKFLGIREQRVTGLLIFVLMGCSVFFTSVLKFIPMPVLYGVFLYMGVSSLRGIQFFDRLKLFWMPAKHQPDFIYLRHVPLRKVHLFTVIQLTCLVLLWTIKVSRAAIIFPMMVLALVFVRKAMDFCFSKRELSFLDDLMPERKKKLDDARKEAGEEEEVRLAGSSGLDISVGL